Proteins from one Catenuloplanes atrovinosus genomic window:
- a CDS encoding sensor histidine kinase, which translates to MDRARGASVRLKLTLSYAGFLLLAGGLLLTAVWVFLLRHVPGPPPGALRTFAPRAAGVLLFLLVFGLVGGWIVAGRMLAPLTRITDAARTAADGSLSHRLRLPGRGDEFRELADAFDLMLDRLEALVAEHRRFAANASHELRTPLAIMQTLLDVARKDPNSATGEVVDRLYAVNARAIALTEALLLFSRAEQRSFARERVDLSLVAEQAAETLLPLAEKYGATIETAGDIAHTVGSPTLLLQLTTNLVQNAVVHNLPEHGYVWVTTSDGPESVTLTVENTGKELTPALTATLTEPFQRGTEQRIRADHAGVGLGLAIVNAIVHAHDGTLALSPRADGGLCVTVRLPAAPPDR; encoded by the coding sequence TTGGATAGAGCCCGCGGGGCGAGCGTCCGCCTCAAGCTGACCCTCAGCTACGCCGGGTTCCTGCTGCTGGCCGGGGGCCTGCTGCTGACCGCCGTGTGGGTGTTCCTGCTGCGCCACGTGCCCGGCCCGCCGCCCGGAGCGCTGCGCACGTTCGCGCCGCGAGCCGCCGGGGTGCTGCTGTTCCTGCTGGTCTTCGGGCTGGTGGGCGGCTGGATCGTGGCCGGCCGGATGCTCGCGCCGCTGACCCGGATCACGGACGCGGCGCGCACGGCCGCGGACGGCTCGCTCTCGCACCGCCTCCGGCTGCCCGGTCGCGGCGACGAGTTCCGCGAGCTGGCCGACGCCTTCGACCTGATGCTCGACCGCCTGGAGGCGCTGGTCGCGGAGCACCGGCGATTCGCCGCCAACGCCTCGCACGAGCTGCGCACACCGCTGGCGATCATGCAGACGCTGCTCGACGTGGCGCGCAAGGATCCGAACAGCGCCACCGGCGAGGTGGTCGACCGGCTCTACGCGGTCAACGCGCGGGCGATCGCGCTCACCGAGGCGCTGCTGCTGTTCAGCCGCGCGGAGCAGCGGTCCTTCGCCCGGGAGCGGGTGGACCTGTCGCTGGTCGCGGAGCAGGCCGCGGAGACGCTGCTGCCGCTGGCGGAGAAGTACGGCGCGACCATCGAGACCGCGGGCGACATCGCGCACACCGTCGGCTCGCCCACGCTGCTGCTCCAGCTCACCACGAACCTGGTGCAGAACGCGGTCGTGCACAACCTGCCGGAGCACGGCTACGTCTGGGTGACGACGAGCGACGGGCCGGAAAGCGTGACGCTGACGGTCGAGAACACCGGCAAGGAACTCACGCCCGCGCTCACCGCCACCCTGACCGAGCCGTTCCAGCGCGGCACCGAGCAGCGCATCCGCGCGGACCACGCCGGCGTCGGGCTGGGCCTGGCGATCGTCAACGCGATCGTGCACGCGCACGACGGCACGCTCGCGCTCAGCCCGCGGGCGGACGGCGGCCTGTGCGTCACCGTGCGGCTGCCCGCGGCGCCGCCGGACCGGTGA
- a CDS encoding response regulator transcription factor — protein MRVLIVEDEPYLAEAIRDGLRLEAIAADIAGDGDTALELLSINAYDIAVLDRDIPGPSGDEIAKRIVSSGSGIPILMLTAADRIDDKATGFELGADDYVTKPFEFRELVIRLRALNRRRAYNRPPVREIAGLRLDPFRREVHRDGRYVPLTRKQFAVLEVLVAAEGGVVSAKELLERAWDENADPFTNAVRITVSALRKRLGEPWLIATVAGVGYRISAQPEAARGGGDLG, from the coding sequence GTGCGTGTGTTGATCGTCGAGGACGAGCCCTATCTCGCGGAAGCGATCCGCGATGGGCTGCGCCTGGAAGCGATCGCGGCCGACATCGCCGGCGACGGCGACACCGCGCTCGAACTGCTCAGCATCAACGCCTACGACATCGCCGTCCTGGACCGCGACATCCCCGGGCCGTCCGGCGACGAGATCGCCAAGCGAATCGTCTCCTCCGGCAGCGGCATTCCCATTCTCATGCTCACCGCCGCCGATCGGATCGACGACAAGGCGACCGGATTCGAGCTGGGCGCGGACGACTACGTCACCAAGCCGTTTGAATTCCGCGAACTCGTGATCAGATTGCGGGCGCTCAACCGCCGGCGCGCCTACAACCGGCCGCCGGTGCGGGAGATAGCGGGCCTGCGGCTCGACCCGTTCCGCCGCGAGGTGCACCGGGACGGGCGGTACGTCCCGCTCACCCGCAAGCAGTTCGCCGTGCTGGAGGTGCTGGTCGCCGCGGAGGGGGGCGTGGTCAGCGCGAAGGAGTTGCTGGAGCGCGCCTGGGACGAGAACGCCGACCCGTTCACCAACGCGGTGCGGATCACCGTCTCCGCGCTGCGCAAGCGGCTCGGCGAACCATGGCTCATCGCCACCGTGGCCGGCGTAGGGTACCGCATCAGTGCCCAGCCGGAGGCCGCGCGTGGCGGAGGAGATCTTGGATAG
- a CDS encoding response regulator transcription factor, with the protein MRVLVVEDEPYLAEAIRDGLRLEAIAADIAGDGDTALELLSVNAYDIAVLDRGIPGPGPSGDEIAERIVASRSGIPILMLTAADRIDDKATGFELGADDYVTKPFELRELVLRLRALNRRRAHSRPPVREIAGLRLDSFRREVYRDGRYVALTRKQFAVLEVLVASEGGVISAEELLERAWDGNADPFTNAVRITVSALRKRLGEPRIIATIPGVGYRIDIGQEAADRG; encoded by the coding sequence ATGCGTGTGCTGGTCGTCGAGGACGAACCCTACCTGGCGGAGGCGATCCGCGATGGGCTGCGTCTGGAGGCGATCGCGGCCGACATCGCCGGCGACGGCGACACCGCGCTGGAACTACTCAGCGTCAACGCCTACGACATCGCGGTCCTCGACCGGGGCATCCCCGGCCCGGGCCCGTCCGGTGACGAGATCGCCGAGCGGATCGTCGCCTCGCGCAGCGGCATCCCCATCCTGATGCTCACCGCGGCGGACCGGATCGACGACAAGGCCACCGGGTTCGAGCTGGGCGCCGACGACTACGTCACCAAGCCGTTCGAGCTGCGCGAGCTGGTACTCCGGCTGCGGGCGCTCAACCGCCGGCGCGCGCACAGCCGGCCGCCGGTGCGGGAGATAGCGGGCCTGCGGCTCGACTCGTTCCGCCGCGAGGTCTACCGGGACGGGCGGTACGTGGCGCTCACCCGCAAGCAGTTCGCCGTGCTGGAGGTGCTGGTCGCCAGCGAGGGCGGCGTGATCAGCGCGGAGGAGCTGCTGGAGCGCGCCTGGGACGGCAACGCCGACCCGTTCACCAACGCGGTCCGGATCACCGTCTCCGCGCTGCGCAAGCGGCTCGGCGAGCCGCGGATCATCGCGACGATACCGGGCGTCGGCTATCGGATCGACATCGGCCAGGAGGCCGCCGACCGCGGCTAG
- the vanX gene encoding D-Ala-D-Ala dipeptidase VanX has protein sequence MNDDFAFVDELVPGIRWDAKYATWDNFTGKPVDGYEVNRIVGTKALCAALARAQEKAESRGFGLLLWDGYRPQRAVDCFLRWSEQPEDGRRKPRHYPNIDRPQMFEQGYVAAKSGHSRGSTVDLTIYDLATNEVVWMGGDYDLMDPVSHHGAEGITPDETKNREHLCSIMEESGFVRYDCEWWHYTLRDEPYPDTYFDFPIANQR, from the coding sequence ATGAATGACGACTTCGCCTTCGTGGACGAACTCGTACCGGGAATTCGCTGGGACGCCAAGTACGCCACCTGGGACAACTTCACCGGCAAGCCGGTGGACGGGTACGAGGTGAATCGGATCGTCGGCACCAAGGCGCTGTGTGCCGCGCTGGCCCGCGCGCAGGAGAAGGCCGAGTCGCGCGGATTCGGCCTGCTGCTCTGGGACGGGTACCGGCCGCAGCGCGCGGTGGACTGCTTCCTGCGCTGGTCGGAGCAGCCGGAGGACGGCCGGCGCAAGCCGCGCCACTATCCGAACATCGACCGTCCGCAGATGTTCGAGCAGGGGTACGTGGCCGCGAAGTCCGGCCACAGCCGCGGCAGCACGGTCGACCTGACCATCTACGACCTCGCCACGAACGAGGTGGTCTGGATGGGCGGCGACTACGACCTGATGGACCCGGTCTCGCACCACGGCGCGGAGGGGATCACGCCGGACGAGACGAAGAACCGGGAACACCTCTGCTCCATCATGGAGGAGAGCGGATTCGTCCGGTACGACTGCGAGTGGTGGCACTACACGCTGCGGGACGAGCCCTACCCCGACACGTACTTCGACTTCCCCATCGCGAATCAGCGCTGA
- a CDS encoding D-isomer specific 2-hydroxyacid dehydrogenase family protein, protein MYGCGQDEAVLFRELAPRFGVRPTITEAAVSEANVDLAAGNRCISVGHKTRITNDTLLALSRAGVEYISTRSIGYNHLDVAYAKSVGISVGNVAYSPDSVADFTLMMMLMAVRHAKAMVRRTDAHDYRLSDTRGRELRDLTVGVVGTGRIGSAVIDRLAGFRCRVLACDSRRDVSVAPYVPLDELLRESDIVTLHTPLTADTHHLINAQRIAGMKDGAFIINTGRGPLIDTEALLAALESGRLGGAALDVIEGEEGIFYTDRRNNPIESKALLRLQEMPNVLISPHTAYYTDHALSDTVENSLINCVSFASGEQRG, encoded by the coding sequence ATGTACGGATGCGGCCAGGACGAGGCCGTCTTGTTCCGTGAGCTGGCACCGCGCTTCGGCGTGCGGCCGACGATCACGGAGGCGGCGGTCTCCGAGGCCAACGTCGATCTGGCTGCCGGGAACCGGTGCATCAGCGTCGGGCACAAGACCCGGATCACCAACGACACGCTGCTGGCGCTGAGCCGGGCCGGTGTGGAGTACATCTCGACGCGCAGCATCGGGTACAACCACCTGGACGTGGCGTACGCGAAGAGCGTCGGCATCTCCGTCGGCAACGTCGCGTACTCGCCGGACAGCGTGGCCGACTTCACGCTCATGATGATGCTGATGGCCGTCCGCCACGCGAAGGCCATGGTTCGCCGCACCGACGCCCATGACTACCGGCTGAGCGACACGCGCGGGCGGGAGCTGCGCGACCTGACCGTCGGCGTGGTCGGCACCGGCCGGATCGGCTCGGCCGTGATCGACCGGTTGGCCGGCTTCCGCTGCCGCGTGCTGGCCTGCGACAGCCGGCGGGACGTCTCCGTCGCCCCCTACGTGCCGCTGGACGAATTGCTGCGGGAGAGCGACATCGTCACGCTGCACACGCCGCTCACCGCGGACACGCACCATCTCATCAACGCGCAGCGGATCGCGGGGATGAAGGACGGCGCGTTCATCATCAATACCGGGCGTGGCCCGCTGATCGACACCGAGGCGCTGCTCGCGGCGCTGGAGAGCGGGCGGCTCGGCGGCGCGGCGCTGGACGTCATCGAGGGCGAAGAGGGTATATTTTACACCGATCGGCGGAACAACCCGATCGAGAGCAAGGCGTTGCTGCGGCTGCAGGAAATGCCGAATGTGCTGATCAGCCCGCACACGGCCTATTACACCGATCACGCGCTCAGCGACACCGTCGAGAACAGCCTGATCAATTGTGTGAGCTTCGCCAGCGGCGAGCAGCGTGGCTAG
- a CDS encoding NAD-dependent epimerase/dehydratase family protein, with amino-acid sequence MDRELGTGRRVVVLGGTGSIGRHVCARLRRDGWTVLAVARHATAVPDAGRFLRMDVAAADVPRLTALLCDERIGAVVNATDGANTSDGWDHPAEHLIETNVRAVRRLVDAIAAVPWRPRLVHLGTIHEYGPVPPGVSVHEDAAPRPAGDYARSKLGGSTAVLDAARSGRIDGVVLRLTNVTGPHPSPAGLPGKLLARARAAAGGERVGMGVADARRDFVDVRDVAAAVSRALASTATGQAFNIGSGAAVPIADVIRALTEAAGLPEGALYDDGSAVRSVGGDWIQADVRRAADVLGWTPEHGLAESLRAMWRER; translated from the coding sequence ATGGATCGCGAACTCGGCACCGGCCGGCGCGTGGTGGTGCTGGGCGGCACCGGCTCGATCGGCCGGCACGTCTGCGCGCGGCTGCGCCGGGACGGGTGGACCGTGCTGGCCGTGGCGCGGCACGCGACCGCGGTGCCGGACGCCGGCCGGTTCCTGCGGATGGACGTCGCCGCCGCGGACGTGCCACGGCTGACCGCGCTGCTGTGCGACGAGCGGATCGGCGCGGTGGTCAACGCCACGGACGGCGCCAACACCTCGGACGGCTGGGACCACCCGGCGGAGCACCTGATCGAGACGAACGTGCGCGCGGTGCGCCGGCTGGTCGACGCGATCGCCGCGGTGCCCTGGCGCCCGCGGCTGGTCCACCTCGGCACCATCCACGAGTACGGCCCGGTGCCGCCCGGCGTATCCGTGCACGAGGACGCCGCGCCGCGCCCGGCCGGCGACTACGCCCGCAGCAAGCTCGGCGGCTCCACCGCGGTGCTGGACGCGGCCCGGTCCGGCCGGATCGACGGCGTCGTGCTCCGGCTGACGAACGTGACCGGGCCGCATCCCTCCCCGGCCGGCCTGCCGGGCAAGCTGCTGGCGCGGGCCCGCGCCGCGGCCGGCGGCGAGCGCGTCGGCATGGGCGTGGCCGACGCGCGCCGCGACTTCGTGGACGTGCGGGACGTGGCCGCGGCGGTGAGCCGTGCGCTCGCCTCCACCGCCACCGGTCAGGCGTTCAACATCGGCAGCGGCGCCGCGGTGCCGATCGCGGACGTGATCCGCGCGCTGACCGAGGCGGCCGGGCTGCCCGAGGGCGCGCTCTACGACGACGGCAGCGCGGTGCGCAGCGTGGGCGGCGACTGGATCCAGGCGGACGTCCGGCGCGCCGCGGACGTGCTGGGCTGGACCCCGGAGCACGGCCTGGCGGAGTCGCTGCGCGCCATGTGGCGGGAACGCTGA
- a CDS encoding carbohydrate-binding protein has protein sequence MKLNRKFAAALVVALTGTGMGASLALAPGASAAVACAPAWSASAVYVKDNTVSYASRNYTAKWWTQNEVPTASGQWGVWADNGACGGTTPPTTPPVTPPPTTGTKMASAPYIYPGWGNPPAPATVMNATGIKAFTIAFVLANGCNPVWDGESGLTGGVHASTIAAIRAAGGDVVPSIGGWSGNKLGPNCATPEALAGAYQKVIDAFGLKAIDIDIENTDEFENYTVQDRILGALKIIKRNNPSVKTILTFGTTPTGPNVHGIRLINQARALDANIDIFTQMPFDFNGGADMYASTVGASEGLKKQLKTTFGWTDAQAYSRMGISGMNGLSDQQELTTVETWTRIRDYAKANNLARFTFWAVNRDRGCAGGGVVSHCSGIDQSDWAFTKVSAGF, from the coding sequence ATGAAGCTCAACCGGAAGTTCGCGGCCGCGCTGGTCGTGGCCCTCACCGGAACCGGGATGGGCGCCTCGCTGGCGCTCGCCCCCGGCGCCTCCGCCGCCGTCGCCTGCGCCCCGGCCTGGAGCGCGTCCGCCGTCTACGTCAAGGACAACACCGTCTCGTACGCGTCCCGCAACTACACCGCGAAGTGGTGGACGCAGAACGAGGTCCCGACCGCCAGCGGCCAGTGGGGCGTCTGGGCCGACAACGGCGCGTGCGGCGGCACCACCCCGCCGACCACCCCGCCGGTCACGCCGCCGCCCACCACCGGCACCAAGATGGCGTCCGCGCCGTACATCTACCCCGGCTGGGGCAACCCGCCGGCGCCGGCGACCGTGATGAACGCGACCGGGATCAAGGCGTTCACCATCGCGTTCGTGCTGGCCAACGGCTGCAATCCGGTGTGGGACGGGGAGAGCGGGCTGACCGGCGGCGTGCACGCCAGCACGATCGCGGCGATCCGGGCGGCCGGTGGCGACGTCGTACCGTCGATCGGCGGCTGGAGCGGCAACAAGCTCGGCCCGAACTGCGCCACGCCGGAGGCGCTGGCCGGCGCGTACCAGAAGGTGATCGACGCGTTCGGCCTCAAGGCGATCGACATCGACATCGAGAACACGGACGAGTTCGAGAACTACACGGTCCAGGACCGCATCCTGGGCGCACTGAAGATCATCAAGCGGAACAACCCGTCGGTGAAGACGATCCTCACCTTCGGCACCACGCCGACCGGCCCCAACGTGCACGGCATCCGCCTGATCAACCAGGCCCGGGCGCTCGACGCGAACATCGACATCTTCACGCAGATGCCGTTCGACTTCAACGGCGGCGCGGACATGTACGCCAGCACCGTGGGCGCCTCCGAGGGCCTGAAGAAGCAGCTCAAGACCACGTTCGGCTGGACCGACGCGCAGGCGTACTCACGGATGGGCATCTCCGGCATGAACGGCCTGTCCGACCAGCAGGAGCTGACCACGGTCGAGACCTGGACCCGCATCCGCGACTACGCGAAGGCCAACAACCTCGCCCGCTTCACGTTCTGGGCGGTCAACCGCGACCGCGGCTGCGCCGGCGGCGGCGTCGTCTCCCACTGCAGCGGCATCGACCAGTCCGACTGGGCCTTCACCAAGGTCAGCGCCGGGTTCTGA
- a CDS encoding nuclear transport factor 2 family protein has protein sequence MNALTDRAELIELLSRYADIADLRDFTDLPGRVFTDPIALDFESVAGVPPMTVPLSDYLEILRGAFGVFTATHHAITGHVVEIDGDRATIHAHVRAEHWVPGEVAGDGPDRWLVVGFYDDEAVRTPDGWRLSRVRLTAAHQENAHLAAAAVPAP, from the coding sequence ATGAACGCGCTCACCGACCGCGCCGAGCTCATCGAGTTGCTGAGCCGATACGCCGACATAGCTGACCTGCGGGACTTCACCGACCTGCCCGGCCGGGTCTTCACCGATCCGATCGCGCTCGACTTCGAGTCCGTGGCCGGGGTGCCGCCGATGACGGTGCCGCTCTCCGACTACCTCGAGATCCTCCGTGGCGCGTTCGGCGTGTTCACCGCGACGCACCACGCCATCACCGGCCACGTCGTCGAGATCGACGGCGACCGCGCGACGATCCACGCGCACGTGCGCGCCGAGCACTGGGTGCCCGGCGAGGTGGCCGGTGACGGTCCGGACCGCTGGCTGGTGGTCGGCTTCTACGACGACGAGGCGGTCCGCACGCCGGACGGCTGGCGCCTCAGCCGGGTGCGGCTCACCGCGGCCCACCAGGAGAACGCGCACCTGGCGGCGGCGGCCGTTCCGGCGCCATGA
- a CDS encoding multicopper oxidase family protein has protein sequence MYGILIFVDLTLAVVALAVAPVYGFRPGRTWARVVAAVVASRLAVAVALMTGSVLLADSRLTVQVPLAVLPVAWALWRPGRTAAHVATAGVLLSVWWLLVPFGPRDVTAVLAGSVAVLVLVAALSVPLTRRRAAGSRPAALPWLATVALLVPAVTLVVAERANAAAEGAHRHAGGQQSVDRLTGPRDRAADVRFTLTAARGAITLASGRTVEGITVNGAAPGPQLRARKGQLVEVTLVNTDVAEGVTLHWHGVDVPNAEDGVPGVTQDAVPPGQRHVYRFVPTRAGTYWYHTHRDGSRNVAKGLFGALIIDEAAPVAALERTLFTHVWPGTEGAALDVADRPARQDAAPGTTVLLRLVNSSEDRQTIRVGGVPFRVAALDGNAIQGATELRAGTGLPLAAGGRYDVAFTMPAEAVIVAVDGSPDATLTLALPGARDPVAPAGGALFDPLAYGSGADRPDGAYQRTFDLRLDDGFGFSQGRFSYVSSLINGRLYPAVPTLDVSLGDRVRVRIASRSVADHPFHLHGHRIRVLSRNGVPVSGSPWWTDTLNVGTGEAYEVEFVADNPGIWMDHCHNFSHGANGMIMHLAYAGVSSPYSSDHSPE, from the coding sequence GTGTACGGGATTCTGATTTTCGTCGACCTGACCTTGGCGGTGGTGGCGCTCGCGGTCGCGCCGGTCTACGGGTTCCGGCCGGGCCGGACCTGGGCCCGCGTGGTCGCCGCCGTGGTGGCGTCGCGGCTGGCGGTCGCCGTGGCGCTGATGACCGGCAGCGTGCTGCTGGCGGACTCGCGGCTGACCGTGCAGGTGCCGCTGGCGGTGCTGCCGGTCGCCTGGGCGCTGTGGCGGCCGGGCCGGACCGCGGCGCACGTGGCCACGGCCGGCGTGCTGCTGTCCGTCTGGTGGCTGCTGGTGCCGTTCGGCCCGCGGGACGTGACCGCGGTGCTGGCCGGTTCGGTCGCGGTGCTGGTGCTGGTCGCCGCGCTGTCCGTGCCGCTCACCCGCCGGCGGGCGGCCGGGTCGCGGCCGGCCGCGCTGCCGTGGCTGGCCACGGTCGCGCTGCTGGTGCCCGCCGTGACGCTGGTGGTGGCGGAGCGGGCGAACGCGGCCGCGGAGGGTGCGCACCGGCACGCGGGCGGGCAGCAGAGCGTCGACCGGCTCACCGGGCCGCGCGACCGGGCGGCGGACGTGCGGTTCACGCTCACGGCCGCGCGCGGCGCGATCACGCTGGCCTCCGGCCGTACCGTCGAGGGGATCACGGTGAACGGGGCCGCGCCGGGACCGCAGCTGCGTGCGCGAAAGGGCCAGCTGGTCGAGGTGACGCTGGTCAACACGGACGTCGCCGAGGGAGTCACGCTGCACTGGCACGGCGTGGACGTGCCGAACGCGGAGGACGGCGTGCCCGGCGTGACGCAGGACGCGGTGCCGCCGGGGCAGCGGCACGTCTACCGGTTCGTGCCGACCCGGGCCGGCACCTACTGGTACCACACGCACCGGGACGGCTCGCGGAACGTGGCGAAGGGACTGTTCGGCGCGCTGATCATCGACGAGGCCGCGCCGGTCGCGGCGCTGGAGCGGACGCTGTTCACGCACGTGTGGCCGGGCACGGAGGGGGCGGCGCTGGACGTGGCGGACCGGCCGGCGCGGCAGGACGCGGCGCCCGGCACGACCGTGCTGCTGCGCCTGGTCAACAGCTCCGAGGACCGGCAGACGATCCGGGTCGGCGGCGTGCCGTTCCGGGTCGCGGCGCTGGACGGCAACGCGATCCAGGGCGCCACCGAGCTGCGCGCGGGCACCGGGCTGCCGCTGGCCGCGGGCGGACGGTACGACGTGGCGTTCACCATGCCGGCCGAGGCGGTGATCGTCGCGGTGGACGGCAGCCCGGACGCCACGCTCACGCTGGCCTTGCCGGGGGCGCGTGACCCGGTCGCGCCGGCCGGCGGCGCGCTGTTCGACCCGCTGGCGTACGGCTCCGGCGCGGACCGGCCGGACGGCGCGTACCAGCGGACGTTCGACCTCCGGCTGGACGACGGCTTCGGGTTCAGCCAGGGCCGGTTCTCCTACGTGAGCAGCCTGATCAACGGGCGGCTGTACCCGGCCGTACCGACGCTGGACGTGTCGCTCGGCGACCGGGTGCGGGTGCGCATCGCCAGCCGCAGCGTGGCCGATCATCCGTTCCACCTGCACGGGCATCGGATCCGGGTGCTGTCCCGCAACGGCGTGCCGGTCTCCGGGAGTCCATGGTGGACCGACACGCTCAACGTCGGCACCGGCGAGGCGTACGAGGTGGAGTTCGTCGCGGACAACCCGGGCATCTGGATGGACCACTGCCACAACTTCTCGCACGGCGCCAACGGCATGATCATGCACCTCGCGTACGCCGGCGTCAGTTCGCCCTACTCGTCGGACCACTCGCCGGAATGA
- a CDS encoding dihydrolipoyl dehydrogenase family protein — protein sequence MDTTYDVVVIGAGPVGENVADRVVKGGLTAAIVERELVGGECSYWACMPTKALLRSASALRAARRLPGAREAATGDLDVAAVLGRRDEFAAHWKDDGQVAWLESAGIALHRGHGRIASAKVVEVTGDDGVISTLTARHAVVVATGSGALVPDIDGLRASAPWTSREAAAASAVPGRLAVIGAGVVGSEMATAFAALGSAVTLLARGGVLPAAEPFAGELVAEALREAGASVRTGAEATAVRRDADGTVRITLAGGEEIEADEVLVAVGRTPNTWDVGLDRIGLRPGSWLTVDETMRVVDGGGWLYAAGDVNRRVLLTHQGKYQARATGDVIVARAKGEPVEDGRWGRHAATADVSAVPQVVFTEPEVASVGLTAAAADEAGLRTRVVDYDLGAVAGASLHADGYRGRARMVVDEDRHVIVGCTLAGPDVAELIHAATIAVAGEVPLDRLWHAVPAYPTVSEIWLRLLETYGR from the coding sequence ATGGACACCACCTACGACGTCGTCGTCATCGGCGCCGGGCCGGTCGGGGAGAACGTCGCCGACCGCGTCGTCAAGGGCGGCCTGACGGCCGCGATCGTGGAGCGCGAGCTGGTCGGCGGCGAGTGCTCGTACTGGGCCTGCATGCCCACCAAGGCGCTGCTGCGGAGCGCGTCCGCGCTGCGGGCGGCCCGTCGGCTGCCCGGCGCGCGGGAGGCGGCGACCGGGGATCTGGACGTGGCCGCGGTGCTCGGCCGGCGCGACGAGTTCGCCGCGCACTGGAAGGACGACGGCCAGGTCGCCTGGCTGGAGTCGGCCGGGATCGCGCTGCACCGCGGCCACGGCCGGATCGCCTCCGCCAAGGTCGTCGAGGTGACCGGCGACGACGGCGTCATCAGCACGCTGACCGCCCGGCACGCCGTGGTCGTCGCCACCGGCAGCGGCGCGCTGGTGCCGGACATCGACGGGCTGCGCGCGTCCGCGCCGTGGACCAGCCGGGAGGCGGCCGCCGCGAGCGCGGTGCCGGGCCGGCTCGCCGTGATCGGTGCCGGCGTGGTCGGGTCGGAGATGGCCACCGCGTTCGCGGCGCTCGGCAGCGCGGTGACGCTGCTGGCCCGGGGCGGCGTGCTGCCGGCGGCCGAGCCGTTCGCCGGAGAGCTGGTCGCCGAGGCGCTGCGGGAGGCCGGCGCGTCGGTGCGGACGGGCGCCGAGGCGACCGCGGTGCGCCGCGACGCGGACGGCACCGTACGCATCACGCTGGCCGGTGGCGAGGAGATCGAGGCCGACGAGGTCCTGGTCGCGGTCGGGCGCACGCCGAACACGTGGGACGTCGGCCTGGACCGGATCGGGCTGCGGCCCGGCTCCTGGCTGACGGTCGACGAGACGATGCGGGTGGTCGACGGCGGCGGCTGGCTGTACGCGGCCGGCGACGTGAACCGGCGCGTGCTCCTCACCCACCAGGGCAAGTACCAGGCCCGCGCGACCGGCGACGTGATCGTGGCGCGCGCGAAGGGCGAGCCCGTGGAGGACGGCCGCTGGGGCCGGCACGCCGCCACCGCGGACGTGAGCGCGGTGCCGCAGGTGGTGTTCACCGAGCCGGAGGTCGCGTCGGTGGGCCTGACCGCCGCCGCGGCGGACGAGGCCGGGCTGCGGACCCGGGTCGTGGACTACGACCTGGGCGCGGTCGCCGGCGCCTCGCTGCACGCGGACGGCTATCGGGGCCGCGCCCGGATGGTGGTGGACGAGGACCGGCACGTGATCGTCGGGTGCACGCTGGCCGGGCCGGACGTCGCGGAGCTGATTCACGCCGCGACGATCGCGGTGGCCGGTGAGGTGCCGCTGGACCGGCTCTGGCACGCGGTGCCGGCGTACCCCACGGTCAGCGAGATCTGGCTGCGGCTGCTGGAGACCTACGGCCGCTGA
- a CDS encoding TetR/AcrR family transcriptional regulator: MTHGDLATRPSEARLRLLTTATRIFYAEGIHAVGVDRITAEAKVTRATFYRHFPSKEDLVLAYLRAVHQLERDRFDAAVAGNASPGDALLGIADAIAESIRTPGFRGCAFLNAAAEYPAADHPVHREIITHRQWFLETITALLARATDEPADPAARHYVMLRDGAMAAGCLFDPKLVAETFLHGVEGLVRIHTGRRTT; the protein is encoded by the coding sequence ATGACGCACGGCGACCTCGCGACCCGGCCCTCGGAGGCACGGCTGCGGCTGCTCACCACGGCGACCCGGATCTTCTACGCCGAGGGCATCCACGCGGTCGGCGTCGACCGGATCACGGCCGAGGCCAAGGTGACCCGGGCCACCTTCTACCGGCACTTCCCGAGCAAGGAAGATCTGGTGCTGGCGTACCTGCGCGCGGTGCACCAGTTGGAGCGCGACCGGTTCGACGCGGCCGTCGCCGGCAACGCGTCACCGGGCGACGCACTGCTCGGCATCGCGGACGCGATCGCGGAGAGCATCCGGACGCCCGGCTTCCGCGGGTGCGCCTTCCTGAACGCCGCCGCGGAGTATCCCGCCGCCGACCACCCCGTACACCGGGAGATCATCACCCATCGGCAGTGGTTCCTGGAGACCATCACGGCGCTGCTCGCGCGCGCCACGGACGAGCCGGCGGACCCGGCCGCGCGCCACTACGTGATGCTCCGCGACGGGGCCATGGCGGCCGGCTGCCTGTTCGACCCGAAGCTGGTGGCCGAGACGTTCCTGCACGGCGTCGAGGGCCTGGTCCGCATCCACACCGGCCGCCGGACCACCTGA